One window of the Archangium primigenium genome contains the following:
- a CDS encoding serine/threonine-protein kinase: MANLKRSPEGEPSQPSGPVSAPPRDEGGESLSRALDVLEAELERARVVLCQGEHEPTGVVGAPAPLPEEPQPLPPGTLVGRYVVHERLGAGGMGEVYAAFDPHLNRRVALKLLLPGGSDRSQARLRLMREAQAMARLSHPHVLPVFDIGEHGDQVFIALEHVAGRTLRQWLKEEPRAWREVLQVLTRAGQGLAAAHAAGLVHRDFKPDNVLVGHDGRVLVYDFGLACEQGTGSPGAPVPVDLTALLGAPVPPPDADAFADLQTREPRETPVTRAGLIMGTPGYMAPEQYRHEPLTGQADQFSFCATLHFALYGEHAFEGHGAAALARATLAGQLRAPPRDSDVPEWVRRVVRQGLSLAPAGRHASMEALLDALQEEPGSGLPRQVILAVAAAFLVAVVAGAATQWNQRQGLCHHLSDRLTGVWDAPRQEAVRRAFLATGQPYAPSAWTSVKTALDGYASAWVERQRHACEATYLTGRASEERFAARTACLERRRSEFKALTALLAVAEGPEVEHAVEAVRGLSELGPCDEAAMLTERAPPPTEPAAAARVEALYTELARARALRISGQYAAGLAVATPVAASARAQAYAPLKAEALLELGQQQRGFGDPAAEQTLQEAAWTADEVGLDEVRAEALVALTQFIAYDAARVKDGHDWFHQAHALLVRTRRQGRLLAQLESAHGLLYGAQGDPVAAEASQRNALAEWDKAALPESPEHASLLRHLGLTLSAQGRHEEALAVYRRAHGAYVQTLGDGHPRVGSALVNLGGSLSALGRPEALPTLREGVAIVERTLPPRHPFRAVALETWGLALLRAEPGEEAVQVLRRAVAAAEGARGPRHPDVAPPCDGLGRVLLERGRAAEALEHFTRALGLRERALGREHPELAASLTGQGEALWSLGRSHEALVPLRRALALRESHAVPPEDLAQTRFALARAMMDARLDAKQARALAEQAALGFEGPGSRAALAQVQRWLGARHP; this comes from the coding sequence ATGGCGAATCTGAAACGGTCTCCCGAGGGAGAGCCGTCCCAGCCCTCGGGTCCGGTCAGCGCGCCCCCGCGGGACGAGGGCGGCGAGAGCCTCTCGCGCGCCCTGGACGTGCTGGAGGCGGAGCTGGAGCGCGCCCGGGTGGTGCTCTGCCAGGGCGAGCACGAGCCCACCGGCGTCGTGGGCGCCCCCGCCCCCCTGCCCGAGGAGCCCCAGCCCCTGCCCCCGGGCACCCTCGTGGGCCGCTACGTCGTGCACGAGCGGCTGGGCGCCGGCGGCATGGGCGAGGTGTACGCCGCGTTCGATCCCCACCTCAACCGCCGCGTGGCCCTCAAGCTGCTGCTGCCCGGCGGCTCGGACCGGAGCCAAGCCCGCCTGCGCCTCATGCGCGAGGCCCAGGCCATGGCGCGCCTGTCCCACCCCCACGTGCTGCCCGTCTTCGACATCGGCGAGCACGGCGACCAGGTCTTCATCGCCCTGGAGCACGTGGCCGGCCGCACCCTGCGCCAGTGGCTCAAGGAGGAGCCCCGCGCCTGGCGTGAGGTGCTCCAGGTGCTCACCCGCGCGGGCCAGGGGCTCGCCGCCGCCCACGCCGCGGGGCTCGTCCACCGCGACTTCAAGCCCGACAACGTGCTCGTGGGCCATGACGGCCGGGTGCTCGTCTACGACTTCGGGCTCGCCTGCGAGCAGGGCACCGGCTCCCCCGGCGCCCCCGTGCCCGTGGACCTCACCGCGCTGCTCGGCGCCCCCGTGCCGCCCCCGGACGCCGACGCCTTCGCGGACCTGCAGACGCGCGAGCCCCGCGAGACGCCCGTCACCCGCGCCGGCCTCATCATGGGCACCCCGGGCTACATGGCCCCCGAGCAGTACCGCCACGAGCCCCTCACCGGCCAGGCCGACCAGTTCAGCTTCTGCGCCACGCTGCACTTCGCCCTGTACGGCGAGCACGCCTTCGAGGGCCACGGCGCCGCCGCGCTCGCCCGCGCCACGCTCGCCGGGCAGCTGCGCGCCCCGCCCCGGGACTCGGACGTGCCCGAGTGGGTGCGCCGCGTGGTGCGCCAGGGCCTGAGCCTCGCGCCCGCCGGGCGCCATGCCTCCATGGAGGCCCTGCTCGACGCGCTCCAGGAGGAGCCCGGCTCGGGCCTGCCCCGCCAGGTGATTCTGGCCGTGGCCGCCGCCTTCCTCGTGGCCGTGGTGGCCGGCGCCGCCACCCAGTGGAACCAGCGCCAGGGCCTCTGCCACCACCTGTCCGATCGGCTCACCGGGGTGTGGGACGCCCCCCGGCAAGAGGCCGTGCGGCGCGCCTTCCTCGCCACCGGCCAGCCCTACGCCCCGAGCGCCTGGACGAGCGTGAAGACGGCGCTGGATGGCTACGCCTCGGCGTGGGTGGAGCGCCAGCGCCATGCCTGCGAGGCGACGTACCTCACGGGCCGCGCCTCCGAGGAGCGCTTCGCCGCGCGCACGGCGTGCCTGGAGCGCCGGCGCTCGGAGTTCAAGGCCCTGACGGCGCTGCTCGCCGTGGCCGAGGGCCCCGAGGTGGAGCACGCCGTGGAGGCCGTGCGCGGCCTGTCCGAGCTGGGCCCCTGCGACGAGGCCGCGATGCTCACCGAGCGCGCGCCGCCGCCCACCGAGCCCGCCGCGGCCGCCCGGGTGGAGGCCCTGTACACGGAGCTGGCGCGGGCGCGCGCGCTGCGCATCTCCGGCCAGTACGCGGCGGGGCTCGCCGTGGCCACGCCCGTGGCCGCCTCCGCCCGCGCCCAGGCGTACGCGCCCCTGAAGGCCGAGGCCCTGCTGGAGCTCGGGCAGCAGCAGCGCGGCTTCGGCGACCCCGCCGCCGAGCAGACGCTCCAGGAGGCCGCGTGGACGGCCGACGAGGTGGGCCTGGACGAGGTGCGCGCCGAGGCCCTGGTGGCCCTCACCCAGTTCATCGCCTACGACGCCGCGCGCGTGAAGGACGGGCACGACTGGTTCCACCAGGCGCACGCCCTGCTCGTGCGCACCCGGCGCCAGGGGCGGCTGCTCGCCCAGCTCGAGAGCGCCCACGGCCTGCTCTACGGCGCCCAGGGCGACCCCGTGGCCGCCGAGGCCTCGCAGCGCAACGCCCTGGCCGAGTGGGACAAGGCCGCCCTGCCCGAGAGCCCCGAGCACGCCTCGCTCCTGCGCCACCTCGGGCTGACGCTCTCGGCCCAGGGGCGCCACGAGGAGGCGCTCGCGGTGTACCGGCGCGCGCACGGGGCCTATGTCCAGACGCTCGGCGACGGGCACCCGCGCGTGGGCAGCGCCCTGGTGAACCTCGGCGGCAGCCTCAGCGCCCTGGGCCGGCCCGAGGCGCTCCCCACCCTGCGCGAGGGCGTGGCCATCGTGGAGCGCACCCTGCCGCCCCGCCACCCCTTCCGCGCCGTGGCCCTGGAGACGTGGGGCCTGGCCCTGTTGCGCGCGGAGCCGGGCGAGGAGGCCGTGCAGGTGCTGCGCCGGGCGGTGGCCGCCGCCGAGGGCGCGCGCGGCCCCCGGCACCCGGACGTGGCGCCGCCGTGTGACGGCCTGGGCCGGGTGCTGCTGGAGCGGGGCCGTGCCGCCGAGGCCCTGGAGCACTTCACCCGGGCGCTCGGCTTGCGCGAGCGCGCGCTGGGCCGCGAGCACCCCGAGCTCGCCGCGTCGCTCACCGGGCAGGGCGAGGCACTCTGGAGCCTCGGCCGGAGCCACGAGGCCCTGGTGCCCCTGCGGCGGGCGCTCGCCCTGCGCGAGTCGCACGCGGTGCCGCCCGAGGACCTGGCCCAGACGCGCTTCGCCCTGGCGCGCGCCATGATGGACGCCCGCCTCGACGCGAAGCAGGCGCGGGCCCTGGCCGAGCAGGCCGCGCTGGGCTTCGAGGGGCCGGGAAGCCGCGCCGCGCTCGCCCAGGTGCAGCGCTGGCTCGGCGCGCGGCATCCCTGA
- a CDS encoding metallophosphoesterase, whose protein sequence is MTRLSWLHLSDLHMGPKGSPWLWPENQELFERDLRRLHGQTGPWDFVLISGNLTRTGSVREFSRVNAALESFWVYLRSLGSDPHLLVVPGIQDLHLANLSMKQRHLLRGDVWHASLAIQKDFWSQREHAARIALQQALSPFTSWSEAWRNTHDSANRLEWNPGLLPGDFVATFVKDGLRLGIAGLNSDFLLPDDAGKTHFAPTARQLDTVPGRALADWSRSNDFNLLMTHSPPALFHAKESAELQSELGSAPGGVVHLCGSWGGAPPWKLKTPPSQHERIIQAPSLFGDTDGLVPHGYIVGQLDPSADKRLELHLHPRALSSDGEEEHPLGAARTLRLKQRQPRGSDTFPPHAPPASALEPAPLSPPKPASSFSSAIHRLSSLTSRGEQILQFVWSHSGQELVFGVQQGELFFQPLEKPMPRWFNRAHGSPITAMCCSPDGRELVTYAAGTLRFSSTTNGRASREPVPVMTRAHVTSVAWSSQGQLAIGFDDGALRFVTEKGFESPEWIFKSGQRFAIRSITWSSNGRFLACAGMPPKQRVFLIDMQERATTYIAWVRDESPHALSMSWQPGSTQLAIVHGNEVVRIHDPLQQGRDRTLHGHTHDILCVSFSHDGRLLASKAENGTILLHRTDTWDIVATFGKPVPYPQVASSQLCFSSSDDVLASLAPDRGAINLWRIDTDALLGQHAPTQTVHTVSAKVVLVGEGRAGKTCLALRLCADRYEEQDSTHAMRIWSLPLERLVPEQAPSPAERREIILWDMGGQSEYRLVHQLFFRDTAAALMVMEPGRGKPARDEIEGWNQRFTAQAGTQLLPAKLLVGTKVDHEHAPEDRPAIHQLLGQCGFAPDAYIPTSAKTGQGMSQLRTQLARTIDWGSLARHSHPILFEQIQGYIRKLRESRRVVITLPDLERELRDTRPEAADPEALRAVVEQLGRQGMLADTRLADGTHALVLEIEQVERYANSLIVAARENLNGVPAINVADFSTARQLPRIRPKERLRRDQELMVLDCVVELLLQHGICLRHQGLLVFPSLFVHAPSESGVGPTHAASAAYEFSGPIENIYASLVAALATSRGFGAMRLWGDRAEFGEPGQDVSGLRKLQRADQQARGIARLELYFETSTPPARQALFTRFVTTHLQEQGVTFESHLAVQCPCGHIFAEQIVNQRRAKGLQDIVCSLCDQRTSLMAGAKNASLDRAIQGLQVGTQRQREQSVLETKVSIKEAQTEVPPSGPLRILHLSDLHVGAEVDPMTLFQPLVADLQDPEDLAVGKLDYLVISGDITNRASAGEFKKALEFVTALRDRFELSADRCIIVPGNHDLDWDTSVYDWRPQRQVDPKRLPAGSYKEQGAGYVVRDDKRYPERFRAFSEHFHHPLVLKEYPLDPEKQCIPTLFTDTRLQFLAMNSSWEVDEYFQERSHIHEGALSRGLLAAQTQLEQARRNGQLAPNEPVLKLAVWHHPITGNEKIQRDAFMGRLRQAGVRLVLHGHVHENRTDVLGYLDPKKQIYVIGAGSFGAPTHDRPESVPRLYNLIEVARDHSTVRVNIRALPQQEGAWEGWATRPGAKKGERRTYYDINLRQET, encoded by the coding sequence GTGACGAGGCTGAGCTGGCTCCACCTGTCCGACCTGCACATGGGGCCCAAGGGCTCTCCCTGGCTCTGGCCCGAGAACCAGGAACTCTTCGAGCGGGATCTGCGGCGGCTGCATGGCCAGACCGGCCCGTGGGATTTCGTGTTGATCTCGGGAAACCTGACCCGCACGGGCAGCGTCCGCGAATTCAGTCGCGTCAATGCCGCACTGGAGTCCTTCTGGGTCTACTTGCGCAGCCTGGGTTCCGACCCGCATCTCCTCGTGGTGCCAGGGATCCAGGATCTCCACCTCGCCAACCTGTCCATGAAGCAGCGCCACCTCCTCCGAGGTGACGTGTGGCACGCGAGCCTCGCGATTCAGAAGGACTTCTGGAGCCAGCGAGAGCATGCCGCGCGAATCGCACTCCAACAGGCCTTGAGCCCCTTCACTTCCTGGTCCGAGGCTTGGCGAAACACGCACGACTCAGCCAACCGCCTGGAATGGAACCCGGGTCTGCTTCCAGGAGATTTCGTCGCGACTTTCGTCAAGGACGGACTGCGCCTGGGCATCGCTGGCCTGAACTCGGACTTCCTTCTACCGGATGATGCAGGCAAGACACATTTCGCCCCCACCGCTCGACAGCTCGACACGGTTCCCGGTCGCGCCCTCGCAGACTGGTCCCGCTCGAACGACTTCAATCTGTTGATGACCCACAGTCCGCCTGCCCTTTTCCATGCCAAGGAGTCCGCCGAGCTCCAGAGCGAGCTCGGATCGGCCCCTGGCGGCGTGGTACATCTCTGTGGGAGTTGGGGAGGGGCGCCGCCCTGGAAGCTCAAGACCCCGCCCTCTCAGCACGAGCGGATCATCCAAGCACCTTCGCTCTTTGGCGACACGGATGGACTCGTTCCCCATGGATACATCGTGGGGCAGCTCGACCCCTCCGCGGACAAACGGCTCGAGTTGCATCTTCACCCCCGGGCCCTGTCGAGTGACGGCGAGGAAGAGCACCCCCTAGGCGCAGCACGCACACTCCGCCTGAAACAGAGACAGCCGCGCGGCTCCGATACGTTCCCGCCTCACGCTCCACCTGCCTCCGCGCTGGAGCCAGCCCCTCTTTCTCCGCCGAAGCCAGCCTCGAGCTTCTCTTCCGCGATCCACCGCTTGTCGTCCCTTACCAGTCGCGGAGAGCAAATCCTCCAGTTCGTCTGGTCCCATTCAGGACAAGAACTCGTGTTCGGCGTGCAACAAGGGGAACTGTTTTTTCAACCCCTTGAGAAGCCCATGCCTCGTTGGTTCAACCGGGCCCACGGCTCTCCGATCACGGCCATGTGCTGCTCACCAGATGGACGAGAGCTCGTGACCTATGCGGCTGGAACCCTTCGCTTCTCCTCCACGACCAATGGAAGAGCCAGCCGGGAGCCTGTCCCCGTCATGACTCGCGCCCATGTCACGTCCGTGGCTTGGTCGTCGCAAGGGCAACTCGCGATTGGCTTTGATGACGGCGCCCTCCGCTTCGTGACAGAAAAAGGCTTCGAATCTCCCGAGTGGATCTTCAAATCCGGTCAGCGGTTCGCGATCAGAAGCATCACCTGGTCCTCCAACGGCCGGTTCCTTGCCTGCGCGGGCATGCCACCCAAGCAGCGCGTCTTCCTGATCGACATGCAGGAGCGAGCGACGACGTACATTGCTTGGGTACGAGACGAATCCCCTCACGCCTTGAGCATGTCCTGGCAGCCTGGAAGCACCCAGCTCGCCATCGTCCACGGCAACGAGGTCGTCCGTATTCACGACCCCCTTCAACAAGGAAGGGATCGGACCTTGCACGGGCACACACACGACATCCTCTGTGTGTCATTCTCCCACGACGGACGCCTACTGGCGTCCAAGGCGGAGAATGGAACCATCCTCCTGCACCGCACCGACACCTGGGACATCGTCGCGACCTTCGGAAAGCCCGTACCGTATCCGCAAGTGGCATCGTCCCAGCTTTGCTTCTCTTCTTCCGATGACGTGTTGGCGAGCCTCGCCCCCGATAGAGGCGCCATCAACCTCTGGCGCATCGACACCGACGCATTGCTCGGGCAACACGCACCGACCCAGACCGTCCATACCGTCAGCGCCAAGGTCGTCCTGGTGGGCGAGGGCCGCGCGGGCAAGACCTGTCTCGCGCTGCGGCTGTGCGCGGACCGCTATGAGGAACAGGACTCCACCCACGCCATGCGCATCTGGAGCCTGCCCCTGGAGCGCCTCGTCCCCGAGCAAGCACCGTCGCCCGCGGAGCGCCGGGAGATCATCCTCTGGGACATGGGCGGACAGAGCGAATACCGGCTCGTGCACCAGCTCTTCTTCCGGGACACGGCCGCCGCGCTCATGGTGATGGAGCCCGGGCGAGGCAAGCCCGCGCGCGATGAGATCGAGGGCTGGAACCAGCGCTTCACCGCCCAGGCGGGCACCCAGCTGCTCCCTGCCAAGCTTCTGGTGGGAACCAAGGTCGACCATGAGCACGCACCGGAGGATCGACCCGCGATCCATCAGCTCCTAGGGCAGTGTGGCTTCGCGCCCGACGCCTACATCCCCACGAGCGCGAAGACGGGTCAGGGGATGTCACAGCTGAGGACTCAGCTCGCCCGGACCATCGACTGGGGCAGCCTCGCGCGCCACAGCCACCCCATCCTGTTCGAGCAGATCCAGGGTTACATCCGGAAGCTCCGCGAGAGCCGCCGCGTGGTCATCACCTTGCCGGATCTGGAGCGGGAGCTGCGTGATACCCGCCCCGAGGCGGCGGACCCGGAGGCCCTGCGCGCCGTCGTGGAGCAGCTCGGCCGGCAAGGCATGCTCGCGGACACCCGTCTGGCGGATGGCACCCATGCGCTCGTGCTGGAGATCGAGCAGGTGGAGCGCTACGCGAACTCCCTCATCGTCGCGGCCCGGGAGAATCTCAACGGTGTTCCCGCGATCAACGTGGCCGACTTCTCCACCGCCCGCCAGCTCCCGCGCATCCGGCCCAAGGAGCGTCTGCGCCGAGATCAGGAACTCATGGTGCTCGACTGCGTCGTCGAGCTGCTGCTGCAGCACGGCATCTGCCTGCGGCATCAGGGTCTGCTCGTCTTCCCTTCGCTCTTCGTCCACGCGCCCTCGGAATCGGGCGTGGGGCCGACCCACGCCGCATCGGCCGCCTATGAGTTCTCCGGTCCTATTGAGAACATCTACGCCTCGCTCGTGGCGGCGCTCGCCACGAGCCGGGGCTTCGGCGCCATGCGGCTCTGGGGGGATCGCGCCGAGTTCGGTGAGCCCGGCCAGGACGTGTCGGGGTTGCGCAAGCTGCAACGCGCGGATCAACAAGCCCGAGGCATCGCGCGACTCGAGCTCTACTTCGAGACGAGCACGCCCCCCGCCCGGCAAGCACTCTTCACCCGGTTCGTGACCACCCATCTGCAGGAGCAGGGCGTGACCTTCGAGAGCCACCTCGCGGTCCAATGCCCCTGCGGTCACATCTTCGCCGAGCAGATCGTGAACCAGCGGCGCGCCAAGGGCCTGCAAGACATCGTCTGCTCCCTGTGCGACCAGCGCACGTCCCTGATGGCCGGTGCGAAGAACGCCTCACTGGATCGGGCCATTCAGGGCCTCCAGGTCGGCACCCAGCGGCAGCGAGAGCAGAGCGTCCTCGAAACGAAGGTCAGCATCAAGGAGGCCCAGACCGAGGTCCCCCCGAGCGGTCCCCTGCGCATCCTCCACCTGAGCGATCTGCACGTGGGCGCCGAGGTGGATCCCATGACTTTGTTCCAGCCCCTGGTCGCCGACCTCCAGGATCCGGAGGATCTGGCCGTAGGCAAGCTGGACTACCTCGTCATCTCCGGGGACATCACCAACCGGGCCTCCGCCGGCGAGTTCAAGAAGGCGCTGGAGTTCGTGACCGCCCTCCGCGACAGGTTCGAGCTGTCCGCCGACCGGTGCATCATCGTCCCTGGCAATCACGACCTGGACTGGGACACGTCGGTCTATGACTGGCGCCCTCAACGTCAGGTTGACCCCAAACGGCTTCCCGCAGGCAGTTACAAGGAGCAAGGGGCAGGCTACGTCGTCCGGGACGACAAGCGCTACCCGGAGCGATTCAGGGCGTTCTCCGAGCACTTCCACCATCCCTTGGTGTTGAAGGAATACCCGCTCGACCCCGAGAAGCAGTGCATTCCCACCCTGTTCACGGATACGCGGCTGCAATTCCTGGCCATGAACTCGTCCTGGGAAGTGGATGAGTATTTCCAGGAGCGCTCCCACATCCACGAAGGGGCCTTGTCGCGTGGATTGCTCGCCGCGCAAACGCAGTTGGAGCAAGCGCGGCGCAACGGACAGCTCGCCCCGAACGAGCCCGTGCTCAAGCTGGCCGTCTGGCATCACCCCATCACCGGCAACGAGAAGATCCAGCGCGATGCGTTCATGGGCCGGTTGCGCCAAGCAGGGGTGAGGCTCGTGCTCCACGGGCATGTGCACGAGAACCGCACGGACGTCCTGGGTTATCTTGACCCCAAGAAGCAGATTTACGTCATCGGCGCGGGCAGCTTCGGCGCCCCCACCCACGACCGACCCGAGTCCGTGCCCCGGCTGTACAACCTCATCGAGGTGGCGCGCGACCACAGCACCGTGCGCGTAAACATCCGGGCCCTCCCTCAGCAGGAGGGCGCTTGGGAAGGTTGGGCCACGAGGCCCGGCGCCAAGAAGGGCGAGCGCCGTACCTACTACGACATCAACCTTCGCCAAGAAACATGA